CCCTTCGCCTGCCGCCTCTCCCGCCCGGCCCGCCGCCGGTCCTCGACCGCCGGCCCCCGCGGCTCCCGTCCGCGGGGTAAAAAAAAAGACCCCGCCCCTCCAGGGGCGAGGTCTCACGTGCCTCGCGGTACCACCCTGCTTTGCGCCGCACCCGGCCCCCCTCCGCTCCGGGCCCGCGCTGGGCGCCGGCCGGCAGGGCAGGATCCGAGGCGATCGCCTCGCTCCGGTATCGGCCCGTCGTGTCGGGCCGGCACGCCCTAGGCGCCGCTTCCGCCCCGCCCGGGACGGGGAGGCGCACTTCGGGCGCGCTGCTCGGGACCGAGGGACCCGCGCGGCCGGAACCGGTTCGCAGCTGCCCCGGCTCTCTGTCTCCGGCTCGCCCGCGGGCGCTGTCCCTCATCGCGCCATTCGGACTCCGGTTGTGGGAGGAGCGGCCCGGCCGGCAGCCCGGCCGGTTGTTGGCAGCGATCCTACCGGCGCTTCGACCGAAAGTCAACACCCCCTTCCGCCCTCCGGGACGACAGGCGGCGTTGACGGAGGCGAACTCGCCCTTTTTCGCCGCAAGGATCGTTCGCACTTGTGAAGAGGCGAACGCCTGCCCTCCGGCCGACGGGGGGAGGCGGCCGGGACGCCAGCGGCAGGAGTCCGCCGGGCGGCACCGTAATACCTGGAGCGATCTCCGCGTCACCGACCCTCTCTCGCGCTCGTCCCCCTTGCGAGCTCGCGCGACGCGGAGAGGAGGCTGGCGGGTGCCAGCAGAGACGCTCTTCGAGAAGCTCTGGCAGAGCCACGTGGTGCACGAGGAGCCGGGCGGCCAGGCGCTCCTCTACGTGGACCTCCACCTGGTCCACGAGGTCACCTCGCCCCAGGCCTTCGAGGGCCTCCGGCTGGCCGGGCGGCGGGTGCGGCGGCCGGACCTGACCGTGGCCACCGTCGACCACAACGTGCCCACCGAGCCCGGGCTCCTGACCCCCGAGCGGATCGCCGACCCGGTCTCGCGCCGCCAGGTGGAGGCGCTGGAGGCCAACTGCCGCGAGTTCGGGGTGCCGCTCTTCGGCCTCCAGAGCGCCGAGCGCGGCATCGTCCACGTGCTCGGGCCGGAGCTGGGCCTCACCCAGCCGGGCAAGCTGATCGTCTGCGGCGACAGCCACACCGCCACCCACGGCGCCTTCGGGGCGCTGGCCTTCGGCATCGGCACCAGCGAGGTGGAGCACGTGCTGGCCACGCAGACGCTCTGGCAGCGGCGTCCCGCCACCATGGAGGTCCGCTTCGAGGGCCGGCTGGGGCCCGGGGTGACGGCCAAGGACCTGATCCTCGCCTTCATCGGCCGCTACGGCCCGCGGGTGGGCCAGGGGTACGCCATCGAGTTCACCGGCCCCGTGGTGGAGCGGATGGGCATGGAGGAGCGGATGACGCTCTGCAACATGGCCATCGAGGCGGGAGCGCGGGTCGGCCTGGTGGCGCCCGACGAGACCACCTTCGCCTACCTGCGGGGCCGCCGCTTCGCCCCCCGGGGTGAGGACTGGGAGGCGGCGCTGGCCGCCTGGCGGCGGCTGCGCAGCGACCCCGGGGCCGCCTACGACCGGCGCCTGGTGCTGGACGCCTCCCAGGTGGCGCCGCAGGTGACCTGGGGGACGCACCCCGGCATGACGGTGGCGGTGACGGACCGGGTGCCGGATCCCGCCCGCATCGAGGAGCCGGTGGAGCGGGCGGCCGCCGAGCGGGCGCTGGCCTACATGGGGCTGGAGCCGGGCACGCCCGTCGAGTCCATCCGGGTCGACCGGGTTTTCATCGGCTCCTGCACCAACGCCCGCCTCGAGGACCTGCGCGCCGCGGCGGAGGTGGTCCGCGGGCGGCGCGTGGCGCCCGGGGTGCGCGCCATGGTGGTGCCGGGCTCGGAGGGCGTCCGCCGCCAGGCCGAGGCGGAGGGGCTGGACCGCCTCTTCCTGGAGGCGGGCTTCGAGTGGCGGGCCTCAGGCTGCTCGCTCTGCCTGGGCATGAACCCGGACGTCCTGGCTCCCGGAGAGCGCTGCGCCTCCACTTCCAACCGGAACTTCGAGGGGCGGCAGGGGCGCGGCGGCCGCACCCACCTGGTCAGCCCGGCCATGGCCGCCGCGGCCGCCATCGCCGGCCACTTCGTCGACGTGCGGCGCTGGCTGGAGCCGGCGGCGGGCGAGCGGGCGGCGGCGCCGGCGGGGGAGGTGGGCGCCTGATGGAGCGCTTCGTCCGTCACACCGGCCTGGTGGCGCCGCTGGACCGGCCCAACGTGGACACCGACGCCATCATCCCCAAGCAGTTCCTGAAGCGGATCGAGCGGACGGGCTACGGGCCCTTCCTCTTCCACGACTGGCGCTACCGCCCCGACGGCTCGCCCGACCCGGAGTTCGTCCTCAACCGGCCGGGCTACCGGGAGGCGACCATCCTGCTGGCGCGGGAGAACTTCGGCTGCGGCTCCAGCCGCGAGCACGCGCCCTGGGCGCTCCAGCAGTACGGCTTCCGGGCCATCGTGGCGCCCAGCTTCGCCGACATCTTCGAGGCCAACTGCCTCCAGAACGGCCTCCTTCCGGTCCGGCTGGAGCCGGAGGCGGTGGAGGAGCTCTTCCGGCGCGCGGCCGAGCCCGGCTACCGGCTGACGGTCGACCTGGAGCGGGAGCAGGTCCGCGACGGGGCGGGCTTCCTCGCCGCCTTCCGCATCGACCCGGAGCGGCGCCGCCGCCTGCTGGAGGGGCTGGACGACATCGGCGTGACGCTGGCCCACGAGGCGGCCATCGCCGCCTTCGAGGCGCGGCGCCCCGCCTGGAGCGAGATCGACTGGCCGGCCGGCGAGGGCTGAGCCGGGGGGAGGGGACGGCATGG
This portion of the Bacillota bacterium genome encodes:
- the leuC gene encoding 3-isopropylmalate dehydratase large subunit — protein: MPAETLFEKLWQSHVVHEEPGGQALLYVDLHLVHEVTSPQAFEGLRLAGRRVRRPDLTVATVDHNVPTEPGLLTPERIADPVSRRQVEALEANCREFGVPLFGLQSAERGIVHVLGPELGLTQPGKLIVCGDSHTATHGAFGALAFGIGTSEVEHVLATQTLWQRRPATMEVRFEGRLGPGVTAKDLILAFIGRYGPRVGQGYAIEFTGPVVERMGMEERMTLCNMAIEAGARVGLVAPDETTFAYLRGRRFAPRGEDWEAALAAWRRLRSDPGAAYDRRLVLDASQVAPQVTWGTHPGMTVAVTDRVPDPARIEEPVERAAAERALAYMGLEPGTPVESIRVDRVFIGSCTNARLEDLRAAAEVVRGRRVAPGVRAMVVPGSEGVRRQAEAEGLDRLFLEAGFEWRASGCSLCLGMNPDVLAPGERCASTSNRNFEGRQGRGGRTHLVSPAMAAAAAIAGHFVDVRRWLEPAAGERAAAPAGEVGA
- the leuD gene encoding 3-isopropylmalate dehydratase small subunit, with protein sequence MERFVRHTGLVAPLDRPNVDTDAIIPKQFLKRIERTGYGPFLFHDWRYRPDGSPDPEFVLNRPGYREATILLARENFGCGSSREHAPWALQQYGFRAIVAPSFADIFEANCLQNGLLPVRLEPEAVEELFRRAAEPGYRLTVDLEREQVRDGAGFLAAFRIDPERRRRLLEGLDDIGVTLAHEAAIAAFEARRPAWSEIDWPAGEG